From the genome of Streptomyces sp. V2I9:
GTTGCCCAGATTCATCCAGTAGTGCCCGGAGGCGACCGCCCGGGCGACCGCGGGTTTCCCAACTGCCGTTGACCCGGCGGGCGGGTGGGGTCGCCGGGCGCCCGGAGACCGTGAACGGCGTGTCACCGGTGTGGTGCGGGCCGGTGACGGTGAAGGTGATCCACATCAAAATGGCGTTGCTCTCTGGTGAGGAGTGATCTCGCCGTGTAGCGTCGCCGGAAGATGTCGTGGTTCGCAGTACCTGCCCGCGCCTGGCGCGGGCGTTTTGCTGAGCAATGCCTGAGAACCAGGGCGATCACCTCCGGATCCGCACGGTGCGGATCCGTCAACTCCTGAGAGGTACAGGCATGGCCAGCGGAACCGTCAAGTGGTTCAACTCGGAAAAGGGCTTCGGCTTCATCGCGCAGGACGGCGGGGGTCCGGACGTCTTCGCGCACTACTCCAACATCAACGCCTCCGGCTTCCGTGAGCTCCAGGAAGGCCAGGCGGTGACCTTCGACATCACCCAGGGCCAGAAGGGCCCGCAGGCGGAGAACATCACCGCCGCCTGATCCGGTCGACCGACCCGGAGCCCCGGAACGCATCGCGTTCCGGGGCTCCGGTGTTGCGTGGGCCGGCCCCCGCCGTCCCGCCGGGCGCGGTCCGATTGGCGTGCCGCGGTACGGGTACACGGTGGCTGTCGAACCGAACGCTCCGGGAGCCTCCCGGAGCGAGAACGGAGGGCCGACCCATGCTGAAGGCCATCGCCGACGTGCTGCGCTCCATCGGGGGAGCCGTCGCCACCGTGGTCGCCCTGCCCTTCCGGGCGGTGGCCAGGCTGTTCTCGGGCGCGTCGAGCACCGCACGCGGACACCACTGAACGCGACACGTCCGTGGCCCGGCCCTCCGAGGGCCGGGCCACGGACGTGTGGGGCGGGAGCCGGGCGGTCAGCCCGTGGGCTCGTCCGGGGTGGGTTGCTCCTCGGGGTGCGCGCCCGCGTTGCGCGGCGTTTCCCGGCCGGCTCCCGCCTCGTCCGGCTCGGGCTCGTCCGCGCGGGCCACCCGGTCCGGAATCGGTATGTCGAGAGCGTCCTCGCCCTCCTGGGTCTGCTGGTCCGGCATGTCCGCCGGAACGGGAGGAGGGCTGCCGGCAGCTCCGGTGTAGGCGGTGCCTTCCGGCCTGCGGTCAGTCATGAGAGCTTCCTTCCGTTCTGCCCCGTGCGACCGGGGATGAGTGATGCGCCCTGGTGGGTACCCGCTTCCGGGCGAACCAGTCACCTGGTCCGACGAGGCCTCGGACACCCGGTCGGGGGCGGGGGAGAAGCCGCGCGGCCCCCGGAGCCCGGTCGTACGGGAAGGTCCGGGCCACCCTCGGGGACCGCGCCGAACGGCTCGGAACGGCGATGGCCGCCCGTGGTGTGGCTCGCCCCTGCGCGGGTACTCGGGGCCTTGCCCCTACCGGGCGCACGACGAATCCGGCGGAAGGAACACCATGCTGATGGCCCACCCCACGGTCCTGCGCAACCTCGTCGAGCAGTACGAGGCGCTGCGTGTGCTGCACGCGGACAGCGGTGGCGAGGAGGCGCGTCAGCGGATGGACGACGTGGCGTACACCCTGTGCGTCTCCACCGGGACCGGGGATGTCGACAGCGCCCTGGTAGCAGCCCGCCACCGGTTGCCCGGCGCCCGGCCCGAGGACGACTCCGTCCTCTCCGCCTGAGTGCCGTCGACCATCGAAGAGGAGGACGCCGTGGCCCGTACGGTGGGCGTCGAGGAAGAGCTGCTGCTGGTCGACGCGGCCAGTGGGGAGGCGCGGGCACTGTCCTCGGCGGTGCTGGCGATCGCCGAGAGGGAAGCGGTCGGGGAGTCGGCCTTCGAATCGGAACTGCACCGCCAGCAACTGGAGTTCTCCACGCACCCCTGTGCCGACATGGGTGAACTGGGGACCGCTGTCCGCCGCTGGCGGGCCGAAGCGATACGGCACGCCGCCGACGCCGGCGCGTCGGTCGCGGCCCTCGCCACCTCACCGCTCCCGGTCAGCCCCGAGATCGGCGCGGGGGAGCGGTACCGGTGGATGGCCGAGCACTTCGGGCTGACCGCCCAGGAGCAGCTGACCTGTGGATGCCACGTCCATGTCTCGGTGGAGTCGGACGAGGAGGGCGTCGCCGTGCTCGACCGGATGCGGTGCTGGCTGCCCGTGCTGCTCGCCCTGAGCGCCAACTCCCCGTTCTGGCAGGGGCAGGACAGCGGGTACAGCAGCTACCGCAGCCGGGTATGGGGGCGCTGGCCCTCGGCGGGCCCGGTGGGGGTCCACGGATCCGCCGAGGCCTACCACGCCGAGGTACGGTCCCTGGTCGACACCGGGGTGCTCCGGGACGAGGGGATGGTCTACTTCGACGCGCGCCTCTCGCACCGATACCCCACTGTGGAGGTGAGGGTCGCGGACGTCTGCCTGGACCCGGCCGACACGGTGCTGCTGGCCACGCTGGTACGCGGTCTGGTGGAGACGGCCGCACGGGAGTGGCGGGCCGGCCGTCCCGCCCCGGACACCAGCGTGGGCCTGCTGCGGGTGGCCTCCTGGCGGGCCGGCCGCTCGGGTCTGGACGACCGGCTGGTCCATCCGCTCACCCTCCGGCCGGAGCCCGTGCGCGACGTTCTGCGGGCCCTGATGGACCACGTGCGGGACGCGCTCGCGGACAGCGGTGACCTGGAGGCCGCCGAGAAGGCGCTGGCCGCCGTGGACCGGCGCGGCAACGGGGCACAGATCCAGCGCGAGATCCTGGCGCGGACCGGGAGCCTGCGCGAGACGGTCGCGGAATGCGTCCGGATCACGGCGGGCGAGCCCGCCACGGAGCGACCGCACGAACACACCGTATGAGCCACCCCGCCTGAACGACCCCGGATGAACCACCCGGACGAACGACACCAGAGGAACGGAGCAGCCCATGTCCCACCAACGCTCTCGGCGACCGCCGCATCCTGGCCATCGTCACCAACTACGGCGTCGAGCAGGACGAG
Proteins encoded in this window:
- a CDS encoding DUF5133 domain-containing protein; this encodes MLMAHPTVLRNLVEQYEALRVLHADSGGEEARQRMDDVAYTLCVSTGTGDVDSALVAARHRLPGARPEDDSVLSA
- a CDS encoding cold-shock protein — translated: MASGTVKWFNSEKGFGFIAQDGGGPDVFAHYSNINASGFRELQEGQAVTFDITQGQKGPQAENITAA
- a CDS encoding glutamate--cysteine ligase, with protein sequence MARTVGVEEELLLVDAASGEARALSSAVLAIAEREAVGESAFESELHRQQLEFSTHPCADMGELGTAVRRWRAEAIRHAADAGASVAALATSPLPVSPEIGAGERYRWMAEHFGLTAQEQLTCGCHVHVSVESDEEGVAVLDRMRCWLPVLLALSANSPFWQGQDSGYSSYRSRVWGRWPSAGPVGVHGSAEAYHAEVRSLVDTGVLRDEGMVYFDARLSHRYPTVEVRVADVCLDPADTVLLATLVRGLVETAAREWRAGRPAPDTSVGLLRVASWRAGRSGLDDRLVHPLTLRPEPVRDVLRALMDHVRDALADSGDLEAAEKALAAVDRRGNGAQIQREILARTGSLRETVAECVRITAGEPATERPHEHTV
- a CDS encoding LPFR motif small protein; protein product: MLKAIADVLRSIGGAVATVVALPFRAVARLFSGASSTARGHH